The Bacteroidota bacterium DNA segment ATATGCAATTTCAGATATTCACGGATGTATAAAAACATTTAATAGTTTGCTTGATAAAATCGCTCTCACAAAAAATGATACGTTGTTTTTATTGGGTGATTATATTGATAGAGGAAATAATAGTAAAGACGTAATTGATAAAATCCTGAATTTAAAAACGGAAGGATTTGATGTGCAATGTCTGTTGGGAAATCATGAATGGTTATTATTAAATGCCGCTTATGAAAGAGGTTATAAAGACAATTGGTTAAGTCGCAATGGTGGCATTGCCACATTAGAAAGTTATGGAATTATTGCAGAAGACTATTTAAATTATATTCCAGAATCACATCTGCATTTTTTTAAAAGTCTTCAATACTTTATTGAGTTAGATGATTATTATTTAGTGCATGCAGGTTTTAATTTTAAAGACGAAGATCCGTTTGGAGATTACCATAGTATGATTTGGATAAGAGATTGGTATAAACATATAAAAATAAGTTTGTTGGGAGATAAAAAAATTGTCCATGGTCATACACCAAGATCAATTGTTTCATTGCGTGAAGATGTTGCTTCCGGAAAAAAAGTAGTGTTTGATATTGATTGCGGATGTGTATATAAAGGAAGAAGTTTTGGCGGACATTTAGCTTCCTTAAATCTGGATACATTAGAAATTATAGGACAGGAAAATATTGAAGATTAAGGTATCCGCTTCAAATCAATAGCCGAAGCTTTACCTACTCGTATCGGAACAGATTCTTCCACCATATTTGTTTGCTCCAAACCAAAATCCTCCGCAGTGGATATTCCTAATTTTTTAATAATTCTATACCCCTTCACTACAAATTGTTCCCAGGGTGAAAGTTTATCATCTATTGCAATTCTGGATTGAACAACAATGAATTTAAAATCCGCAGGCAATTCAAATTTGCGCAAAGAAGGATAACGACTTAGGATATCTACCTCACCATTTGCAACTAAATCACTCACTATTTTAGAAAACATATAATTCACTTTATGCTCTACTTTAAATCCAAAACGCAAACGAACGAAAAGCAAGTTTTCGGAATTAGAGTTTGTACCTGATATTCCGCTTTATAGGGATCATTCGTTATATCCACATGCACAAACCAATACACATCTGCCCGTTTGGGTTTTTTTTCTAAACACCGAATATAAAATATTGGAGTCTATATGATTAGCATCATTCACCATGCTGAGGTAAACAAGATTAGTTGCTTCCTTTGGCACAGTTTCATCTTTCATCAATTCCTTGAGTAGTGGAATAAACTCCTTCATTTCTATAAACTCGATATGCTTATTGCGCAAGATGCGTCCTTTATAAAACAACCATGTCGCCATAAAAATGATGGATGCAATCAACACTGTAAACCAACCTCCATGAGATAATTTTAATAGATTGGAAGCAAGGAAACTCAGCTCAATAGTAATGAATACACCAAAAAATAAAACAATAAATAACCAAGGTCGGCGATGCAATTGCAATAATTTTGTAAGTAGCAAAGTGGTCATTATCATATCTATGGTAATGGTAAGTCCGTAAGCAGCTTCCATATTTTTTGATTCACGGAAAACTAAAACCACAGTAATACAACCCAGATATAAAAACCAATTAATAGCAGGTATATAAATCTGCCCTTTAATATTGCTTGGATACACTACTTTAAAATTGGTCCATAATTTCAACTTTGTGGCTTCATTCACCAAAGTAAAACAACCAGTAATTACCGCTTGACTTGCAATGATTGTTGCAGCAGATGCGATGATAATTCCAATTGGTAAAAACCACTCGGGCATTATTGCATAAAACGGACTGGTATCTTCTGTAAAAAAAGTGCCTTCATTTCGCATTAACCACGAGGCTTGTCCGAAATAACAAAGTAGTAACATGGACAAAACAAATACCCATCCTATTCTGATATTTTTTTTACCACAATGACCTAAATCGGAAAACATTGCTTCTGCACCAGTAGTACAAAGAAAAACTGCACCCAATATCCAAAAACCTCCCGGGTACATTACTAATAAATTAATTGCATACATCGGATTAATTGCACGCAAAACGGATGGGTCCTGCACGATTTGAATAAACCCGAGTGTGCCAATCATTAAAAACCAAATAGTCATGATCGGACCGAAAACTGAACCGACTACCTGAGTACCGAATTGCTGAAAAATAAATAATGCGCTGATAATTATTATTACGATTGGTACTGTCGGAATATCAGGATTTAGAATTGTTAATCCTTCTATGGCAGATGAAATTGAAATGGGTGGAGTAATAAAACCATCGGCAATCAAAGCTGCGCATCCAAGTAATGCCGGAAGAATTGCCCATTTTACTTTATATCTTCTTACCAAAGCATAGAGCGCAAATATTCCTCCTTCACCTTTATTATCAGCATTTAATGCGAGATATACATATTTAAAAGTGGTGATGATTAATAAAGTCCAAATTACACAACTCAATCCACCGAGAACGATATCTTCATTGATAGTGTGTCCACCAACAATTGCCCGCATTACATAAATAGGTGATGTACCTATATCACCATAAATAATTCCGAGTGTAATTAAAACGCCTGCAGCGGATATTTTGTGCAGTTTATTTGTGGAGTCGTTCATTGTGTTTAGCGCACAAATATATACTTATATCTGTATGACAACAGATATAATTTCCGAATTAAAAATAAAATAGATGACTAGTTACTCAGCTTTAATTTCTTGAGCCGCTTTGTTTTTATAGCTTGTAAAATCCATTGTTTTATAAGTGCCTTCTGCATAAAACTTTAGCATTAGCATCATATCATTTGGATCTTTATAGCCGGCTTCTACTCCTATCTTATCCCCTTTGGTGGAAATAAATGATATAGTGGGGTAACCTAAACGCCCGCTGCGAGAAGCATACGCAACAGCAAAATCATTAGTGCCCCGGCTGCCATTACTTTTTGTAGAATAAGTTTTGCCGTTAAAAATTAAATCTTCTTTTTGTTCCGCATTAAATTTCACCGCATAAAAATTTTCATTTACATATTTCACCACTTCAGGATTCATATATGTATTTGCATCTAATTTTTTACACCATCCACACCAATCAGTATAGAAATCAATCATTACTAACTTATCTTTTTTCTTTGATTTTTCTACTGCTTCTTCTAAGGTGATCCAGTTTATTTCTGTAGCTTCTGATTTATCTGAAGCGGATAAAGTTTCATTGCTTATTGGCATAAAACTGATGAACAGTGTAAATAACAGTGTTGATAGCATGGTGGTATTAATTTATTTTTTAATGTTTGAAATGTAGCTTTGACTATATGTTTCCCACGGAGTATTCTTAAAATAATCCTGACCGATATAATCCAAAATTGGTTCTAATTGCTCTGCGGATAAAGCGCCTGAAATAGGTTGAATCATATCTAGATTTTCATCTAAGAATACCATCGTTGGATATGCAATACCTCTTTCTGTAGATGCGATATAAATGGTAAATTCATGGGTACTCATTCTTGCAGCAGCACCCGGATTTGGATTTACAAATGTTTTATCCTTAAAGTAAATTGTATCCGAAGATTCCGCATCAAATTTTGTGGGAATATAATAAGTACTTAATAGTTGGCGAATGCGAGGATTGCTGAATGTATTTGCATCTAACCATTTGCACGGCCCGCACCATGTGGTATATACATCCATAAATATTTTCTTATGGGTGATTTTATTTTGTTCAATAGCTTCTTCTACGCTATACCATTTAAATTCTTCTTCACCTTCAATTTTGGAAACAACAGGAGTTTCGAAAGATTCTTCAGGTGTAATTGATTTATTGAGAACAACAAATGAAACTATAACGCCACTAATTACTATTAAACCGGAAAATAAAAGAGTCTTACGCATATTTATCAATCTTAGTTTGGTGCTTGATTTAACAAAAATAATTCCATAATAGTTAAATTGCAATCAATATAAAGATTATGACGGATAATAAACGTAGAATTATAGTTTCGGTATCGGGTGCCAGCGGTGCTATTTACGCAAAAGTGTTGTTCGATAAACTTTTGTTAATGAATGATCAAATTGAAAAAATTGGTATAGTGATGAGCGACAATGCAAAAGATGTTTGGCAATATGAACTCGACAATCGTGATTATGAAAATTATCCCTTTCACTATTATGATAAAAATGATTTCATGGCACCTTTTGCTTCAGGGTCCGCCAAATATGATACATTATTTATTTGCCCTTGCTCAATGGGAACTCTGGGACGAATTGCCACAGGAGTCTCCAATGATTTAACTACAAGAGCTGCGGATGTAATTTTAAAAGAGCGTCGAAAGCTCATACTTTTAATCCGGGAAACACCCTATAATCTTATCCATATACGCAATATGGAAACAGTAACAATGGCGGGCGGAATTATTTGTCCGGCTTCTCCTTCCTATTATAGTAAGCCTAAAAATTTTGAAGAACTCACCGCAACAGTAATTGACCGGGCTTTGGAATTAGCAGGATTATCAGTAAACGGATATCGTTGGGGTGGAGAAGCTTAATTTTTATTCTTCTATTACAAATGTTCCTGCAATCCTATCATGCAATGCTCTTTTTCGATCATCCAATAGCACCATCAAAAAACCTATCAATAAAAATATTGCTGAAAGAATTTTTGATAAGTTTCGAATGATAGATTCTGATAACGTTATGCGACCACCTTGCAGATTCACTACTTTAATACGCATTAATAATTTCCCTACAGTTGCCTGATACTTACTTCCTTCCATTATAATGAAATACAATAAACCGAAAATACTTCCAAACCAAATTATTCCCATAGAAGGATGAAATAGAGAAAACCCAAATATCAAGGCCAGAATGGAACGGGCAATACCTATCATCAACATATCAATTATATAAGCAACAAAGCGGGATAAAAATCCTGCATAAATTGTTTGACCCGACTGTGAATCTATTATTTGCATACTGTAATTTCCTTTTATTTCCGTGTATCTTTGCGCCTCAAATTTATAAAAATGAAAAGACTATTAGTACCAATGTTTTTTGCCGTTACATTTATGGCATGTAGCAATAAAACATCATTGAAAACACCACAATTACTTACTGCTGAAGATTCACTGAGTTATGCTTTGGGAATTAACATCGGTGAAAGTTTACAAAAACAAGGAATAGAAAATTTGAATACGGATATTATTTCTACCGCAATTCATCAGGCATTTGCAGACGATTCTTCTATCCTGTTAGACAATGAAGCATCCGTAACTTATCTAAATTCTTATTTTCAGAAAAAGCAAATGGCGTTAATGGATAAGAAACTTCAGGAAGGGAAAGATTTCTTAGCAGAAAATGCGACGAAACCCGGCGTACAAGTATCAAGCAGCGGACTGCAATATCAAGTAATTAAAGAAGGTACAGGTTCCATGCCTGTTGATGGAGATTCTGTTACAGTAAATTACAGAGGAACATTAATAGATGGTACTGAATTCGAAAGTTCTTTTGAAACAAATTCTCCGGTTACTTTTAATGTAGACGAAGTAATTCCTGGCTGGACCGAAGGATTGAAAATGATGAAAGAAGGTGCATCTTATAAACTTTTTATTCCTGCCGAGTTAGGCTTTGGAGCAATGGGTGGCGGACCTGTTCCTGCAAACTCTGTGTTAATTTTTGATGTGGATTTATTAAAAGTTATTAAAAAATAATTTGTAGAAAGGGGTGCAACTCCCCTTTTTTTTTATTTTTCCCCCGTAATAAAAATACTATTATGAAAAAGCATTTTCTTTATTTCACCATCCTATTTATATCAGTTTTAGCAACAGCTCAAACGGAACAATTAGATTTATGTAACGACCTGAAAGAAGCAGCAACTATTGTGAATGATCCTGATGGTTTTAAGAAAGGAGAAGCAAGGCCAAATGATATGTGGATTTATTATGATTGCAATCTTACTTTTCAAGGAGCTACACGTTCTGAAGTACATTATTTTGCTGATGGCAAACTTTCTAATGTGTTACAATATTTTGGTGAGACTTTATCGCAAGATCAAGCTCTAACGATGTACGATCAGTTGGCAAATGATTTTCGCAAATGTTATTCTGCAATAAAAGTAGAACCCGGTGCTCTCGGATTGCGCAACGATTTATCTTTTCAGATTCATGATAATATGATTGCAAGGTTGGCTATTTATTATGGAGAGCCTTCTGCATCAAATGAAAAAACATATAAAGTGTTTTTTGATTTATATTATCTGGGTGAATAACAATTTTAAAGGCAGTTATAAAATGCATTTCGATAAATACTCCATGATGCACTTGTTATCTTTGAAAAAATTAATTCCAAAACATGCGTCAAATATTTTTTATAATCCTCTCCCCACTATTTTTATTTACAACTTTCTTATCTGCACAAACAATTGGCATTAGCGAATTTATGTATCATGCCGATACGAGTGCGCATTCGAATGATTGGGTGGAGTTATATAATTATGGCAATTCGCCTGTAAATATTTCAGGATGGAAATTAAAAGATGAAAATATTGACAACACATTTATAATTCCAACATCCACTACAATTGATCCAGGTGCATATCTTGTAATTGCGCAAAGCTTGGATACTTTTTTAATGGTGTATCCCGATGTTACAAATGTGATTGGCAGTTTTGATTTTGGTTTGGGAAATAAATCTGATCAGGTACGATTGCTTGATGCATCTAATACACCGATTGTAGAAATTAATTATGTTGATTCACTTCCATGGCCAAGTGCGGCAGATGGCATGGGACCTTCGCTTCAAATAAAAAGTTTTGATGATGATCCTAATGATCCTGATAACTGGTTTGC contains these protein-coding regions:
- a CDS encoding RDD family protein; amino-acid sequence: MQIIDSQSGQTIYAGFLSRFVAYIIDMLMIGIARSILALIFGFSLFHPSMGIIWFGSIFGLLYFIIMEGSKYQATVGKLLMRIKVVNLQGGRITLSESIIRNLSKILSAIFLLIGFLMVLLDDRKRALHDRIAGTFVIEE
- a CDS encoding DUF255 domain-containing protein, which encodes MLSTLLFTLFISFMPISNETLSASDKSEATEINWITLEEAVEKSKKKDKLVMIDFYTDWCGWCKKLDANTYMNPEVVKYVNENFYAVKFNAEQKEDLIFNGKTYSTKSNGSRGTNDFAVAYASRSGRLGYPTISFISTKGDKIGVEAGYKDPNDMMLMLKFYAEGTYKTMDFTSYKNKAAQEIKAE
- a CDS encoding serine/threonine protein phosphatase; its protein translation is MARYAISDIHGCIKTFNSLLDKIALTKNDTLFLLGDYIDRGNNSKDVIDKILNLKTEGFDVQCLLGNHEWLLLNAAYERGYKDNWLSRNGGIATLESYGIIAEDYLNYIPESHLHFFKSLQYFIELDDYYLVHAGFNFKDEDPFGDYHSMIWIRDWYKHIKISLLGDKKIVHGHTPRSIVSLREDVASGKKVVFDIDCGCVYKGRSFGGHLASLNLDTLEIIGQENIED
- a CDS encoding UbiX family flavin prenyltransferase is translated as MTDNKRRIIVSVSGASGAIYAKVLFDKLLLMNDQIEKIGIVMSDNAKDVWQYELDNRDYENYPFHYYDKNDFMAPFASGSAKYDTLFICPCSMGTLGRIATGVSNDLTTRAADVILKERRKLILLIRETPYNLIHIRNMETVTMAGGIICPASPSYYSKPKNFEELTATVIDRALELAGLSVNGYRWGGEA
- a CDS encoding FKBP-type peptidyl-prolyl cis-trans isomerase; protein product: MKRLLVPMFFAVTFMACSNKTSLKTPQLLTAEDSLSYALGINIGESLQKQGIENLNTDIISTAIHQAFADDSSILLDNEASVTYLNSYFQKKQMALMDKKLQEGKDFLAENATKPGVQVSSSGLQYQVIKEGTGSMPVDGDSVTVNYRGTLIDGTEFESSFETNSPVTFNVDEVIPGWTEGLKMMKEGASYKLFIPAELGFGAMGGGPVPANSVLIFDVDLLKVIKK
- a CDS encoding thioredoxin family protein — protein: MRKTLLFSGLIVISGVIVSFVVLNKSITPEESFETPVVSKIEGEEEFKWYSVEEAIEQNKITHKKIFMDVYTTWCGPCKWLDANTFSNPRIRQLLSTYYIPTKFDAESSDTIYFKDKTFVNPNPGAAARMSTHEFTIYIASTERGIAYPTMVFLDENLDMIQPISGALSAEQLEPILDYIGQDYFKNTPWETYSQSYISNIKK